One window of the Rissa tridactyla isolate bRisTri1 chromosome 9, bRisTri1.patW.cur.20221130, whole genome shotgun sequence genome contains the following:
- the LOC128915109 gene encoding protein PIGBOS1-like has translation MWGRLPLPQVALAVALGVASGLYIYRPVFQPPPQPPDGAAGPPADAVPAKRP, from the coding sequence ATGTGGGGGCGGCTGCCTCTGCCTCAGGTGGCCCTGGCTGTGGCGCTCGGCGTGGCCAGCGGCCTCTACATCTACCGGCCCGTCTTCcagccgcccccgcagccccccgacggcgcggcggggccgccggcggaCGCCGTGCCGGCGAAGAGGCCGTGA
- the PIGB gene encoding LOW QUALITY PROTEIN: GPI mannosyltransferase 3 (The sequence of the model RefSeq protein was modified relative to this genomic sequence to represent the inferred CDS: deleted 1 base in 1 codon), which translates to MEAAGGLLARVRARRPAAVRLRKRRSVLYSDPGQRGDGAAGGPAALLALTVGLRTLNCFLVQTSFVPDEYWQSLEVAHRMVFNYGYLTWEWASGLRGYSYPLIFASIYKALQLLAKDDVQLLIWVPRLAQAVLAAFADVKLYSLVQHLENAETAKYVYFCQLCSWFTWYSCTRTLTNTMETLLTIFALSYYPIKGSKKGSSCKYLALIAFAIVIRPTAVIPWIPLVFSHFLQEQRKADLILHNCIPVGLVTVGTSLIIDRVFFGKWVLVQLNFLKFNVLQNLGTFYGSHPWHWYFTQGLPVILGTHLPFFIYGCVLAPKRYRIFLMTVIWTVLVYSTLSHKEFRFIYPVLPFCMFFCGYSLKHLKSWRKSAASFLLLSNLVPALYTGLIHQRGSLDVMSHVQQLCSNSYQSQAFVFFMMPCHSTPFYSHVHCPLKMRFLQCPPDLTGNESYIDEADVFYSNPLSWLNKEFHNDTLLPSHLIFFSVLEQEISSFLALRGYEKTATVFHTHVPQGRVGSHIYVYRKKTEMNHT; encoded by the exons ATGGAGGCGGCCGGCGGGCTGCTGGCGCGGGTCCGGGCGCGGAGGCCGGCGGCGGTGCGGCTCCGCAAGCGGCGGTCGGTGCTGTACAGCGACCCTGGGCAGCGGGGCGACG gggcggccggcgggccggcGGCGCTGCTGGCGCTGACGGTGGGGCTGCGGACGCTCAACTGCTTCCTCGTCCAGACCAGCTTCGTCCCGGACGAGTACTGGCAGTCGCTAGAGGTGGCGCATCGCATGGTCTTC AATTATGGCTACCTGACTTGGGAATGGGCAAGCGGCTTAAGGGGCTACTCGTACCCACTGATCTTTGCAAGCATCTACAAAGCTTTACAGCTGCTGGCTAAGGATGATGTCCAGCTGCTG ATATGGGTCCCTAGACTTGCACAGGCAGTGCTGGCAGCTTTTGCCGATGTGAAGCTTTACTCATTAGTGCAACACCttgaaaatgcagaaacagcAAAGTATGTG TACTTCTGCCAGCTGTGTTCCTGGTTCACATGGTATTCCTGTACCAGAACTCTAACAAACACCATGGAAACTCTTCTTACCATTTTTGCTCTCTCCTACTATCCGATAAAAGGTTCCAAGAAGGGGAGCAG TTGCAAATATTTAGCTTTGATAGCATTTGCAATTGTTATCCGTCCTACCGCTGTTATCCCATGGATACCTTTGGTCTTCAGTCATTTTTTGCAAGAACAGAGGAAAGCAGACCTTATCCTACACAACTGCATTCCAGTTGG ATTGGTCACAGTAGGAACCTCTTTAATAATTGACCGTGTGTTTTTTGGTAAG TGGGTACTGGTTCAGCTGAACTTCTTGAAATTCAACGTGCTGCAGAATTTGGGAACATTTTACGGATCTCATCCTTGGCACTGGTACTTCACTCAGGGACTACCAGTCATCTTGGGTACCCATCTGCCTTTCTTTATTTATGGCTGTGTGCTGGCACCGAAAAGGTATCGCATCTTTCTAATGACAGTGATTTGGACAGTGTTGGTATACAG CACACTGAGCCATAAAGAATTCAGGTTCATCTATCCAGTACTaccattttgcatgtttttttgtG GATATTCTTTGAAACACCTGAAATCATGGAGGAAATCTGCAGCAAGTTTCCTGCTTTTATCAAACTTAGTCCCAGCCCTGTATACAGGCTTGATTCACCAGCGAGGCTCTCTTGATGTTATGAGTCACGTACAGCAACTCTGTAGTAACTCTTACCAGTCACAAGCTTTTGTCTTCTTCATGATGCCATGCCACTCTACTCCGTTTTACAG TCATGTTCACTGTCCTCTAAAAATGAGATTCCTTCAGTGTCCCCCAGACCTAACTGGAAATGAGAGCTATATTGATGAAGCAGATGTGTTTTACTCTAACCCACTCAGCTGGCTTAATAAGGAGTTTCACAATGATACGTTATTACCCAGTCACTTGATCTTCTTCAGTGTGCTAGAACAG GAAATATCATCATTTCTAGCTTTAAGGGGCTATGAGAAAACAGCCACTGTCTTTCACACTCATGTACCTCAAGGGCGAGTTGGAAGCCACATCTAcgtctacaggaaaaaaacc gaaatgaatCATACCTGA